Proteins from a single region of Ziziphus jujuba cultivar Dongzao chromosome 1, ASM3175591v1:
- the LOC107405888 gene encoding protein BREAST CANCER SUSCEPTIBILITY 1 homolog — MGDLNHLERMGRELKCPICLSLLNSAVSLNCNHVFCNHCIVKSMKSDSNCPVCKVPYRRREVRSAPHMDSLVNVYKSMEIASGINIFVTQHAPSSKFSDGEQQPDEYNNHHGQNSGGIFLERVEEQKTSQRNGSREICNSNQNCLGSLNVKPSFPTKKRVQVPQCPPSETTIQHIHCEGELGETMVNLSKKGSAVQKEKPNINEKGEPVLSPFFWLREEETVESLSQHTDVDQLVDIPLPNVPSFSDIRDSDDENSDRVSPQEKSTSAADLLDGEMFEWTQRACSPELCSSPFKMQIDDTEIDGVNEKELKEASKDKKTGKEVLTDNAICPKSKPDNGNTNVLPEISIPGRKNANNQVGNSNDKRGRKVRETTGKTNPINGRNPDNGSQGSSLKLSKRCKRSKKSHPQTIAAKRTNKKAVSFTIQTETLDHRDENMVSELPSSLGKKENTNQDITLKKNGKNCKKIHVQNKIQRSRKQNMDSLVSMKNVVEEVSKIQNQKNEGVVPHLPVLSIPTAHNDKTVNFRDKPSNLSRKFESSDEEPRSKKKFRVSSVGNSKNDMANETHLNNHHTKETLATENIQDSHDAMALPDLALVKKLPSLTNDMILQRCETTPSETQCAFCLSSEESEATGEIVHYYNGMPVAANHHGGSKVIHSHKNCTEWAPNVYFKDDIAKNLEVELTRSRRIKCCCCGIKGAALGCFEKSCRKSFHVPCAKLIPQCRWDTDNFVMLCPLHASSKLPSEYSQSQAMKKKCNAKKLSYVQHDTVSMKHDLGTSTSWSPCRSSKKLVLCCSALTDLERESVSRFEKFSGVTVLKRWDSSVTHVIASTDENGACRRTLKVLMGILEGKWILSMKWIKACMEAMQPVDEENYEITTDTHGIRDGPRLGRLRVMNKQPKLFHGFKFYFMGEFLSSYKGYLQDLLTAAGGIILHRKPVSLDQDAFSSVFPTYQTFIIYSLEEPEKCDPSKKDVIFNRRRVNAEALASSTGAKAASNLCILNSIAACKLPIFTE, encoded by the exons atgGGGGATCTGAATCACCTGGAAAGAATGGGCAGGGAACTCAAGTGCCCCATCTG TTTGAGTCTGCTGAATTCCGCAGTCTCGCTGAACTGCAATCATGTATTCTGCAA CCATTGTATTGTGAAATCCATGAAATCAGACTCCAACTGTCCTGTTTGTAAGGTGCCATATCGTCGTAGAG AGGTCCGGTCTGCTCCTCATATGGATAGCTTGGTAAACGTTTACAAAAGCATGGAAATTGCTTCAGGAATCAATATATTTGTCACTCAGCATGCACCCTCAAGTAAATTTTCAG ATGGAGAACAACAACCAGACGAATATAACAATCACCATGGACAAAATTCTGGTGGAATTTTTTTGGAAAGAGTAGAGGAACAAAAAACTTCCCAAAGAAATGGGTCAAGAGAAATATGTAATTCCAACCAAAACTGTCTTGGATCACTTAATGTTAAACCTTCGTTTCCAACCAAGAAAAGGGTTCAGGTGCCACAATGCCCTCCTTCAGAAACTACGATACAACACATACATTGTGAAGGTGAATTAGGTGAAACTATGgttaatttatccaaaaaaggtTCAGCGGTTCAGAAGGAAAAGCCTAATATAAATGAGAAAGGAGAACCAgttctttctccttttttttggttaagggAAGAAGAAACTGTAGAAAGTCTAAGTCAGCATACTGATGTTGATCAACTAGTGGACATACCACTTCCAAATGTTCCTTCATTCAGTGACATCAGGGACTCAGATGATGAAAACTCTGATAGAGTGAGCCCACAA GAAAAATCCACTAGTGCTGCAGATCTTTTGGATGGTGAGATGTTTGAATGGACACAAAGAGCTTGTTCTCCTGAGCTATGTTCAAGTCCCTTTAAGATGCAG ATTGATGATACTGAAATTGATGGAGTTAATGAGAAAGAACTCAAAGAGGCTTCAAAAGACAAGAAAACAGGCAAAGAGGTGCTTACTGACAATGCAATATGCCCGAAATCCAAACCTGATAATGGGAATACTAATGTGCTGCCAGAAATTTCCATCCCTGGAAGGAAGAATGCTAATAATCAAGTGGGTAATAGTAATGATAAGAGAGGTCGAAAGGTTAGGGAAACAACTGGCAAAACAAATCCTATAAATGGCAGAAATCCAGATAATGGATCTCAAGGAAGCTCTTTAAAATTGTCCAAACGCTGCAAAAGGAGTAAGAAGTCTCATCCTCAAACCATTGCTGCTAAGCGGACAAATAAAAAAGCTGTTTCATTCACTATCCAAACTGAAACTTTAGACCATCGTGATGAAAACATGGTGAGTGAATTACCTTCTTCATTAGGAAAGAAGGAAAACACCAATCAAGATATCACCCTGAAGAAGAATGGGAAAAATTGTAAGAAGATCCATGTCCAGAACAAAATTCAGAGATCGAGGAAACAAAATATGGATTCATTGGTATCTATGAAAAATGTGGTTGAAGAAGTTTCTAAGATACAAAACCAAAAGAATGAGGGAGTTGTGCCTCATTTGCCCGTTTTATCTATCCCTACAGCTCATAATGATAAGACCGTCAATTTTAGGGACAAGCCCAGCAACCTTTCTAGAAAATTTGAATCAAGTGATGAAGAACCAAGGAGTAAGAAAAAGTTCAGAGTTTCATCTGTTGGAAACTCCAAGAATGATATGGCTAATGAGACTCACCTCAACAATCATCATACAAAGGAAACTCTTGCCACTGAAAACATTCAAGATAGCCATGATGCAATGGCTCTGCCTGATTTAGCATTAGTGAAGAAACTACCTTCTCTGACAAATGACATGATTTTGCAGAGATGCGAGACCACTCCTAGTGAAACCCAATGTGCCTTTTGCCTTTCATCAGAAGAGTCAGAG GCTACAGGAGAGATAGTTCACTATTACAATGGCATGCCTGTTGCTGCAAATCACCATGGAGGGTCTAAGGTTATACATTCACACAAAAACTGTACTGAATG GGCACCTAATGTTTACTTTAAAGATGATATTGCTAAGAATCTTGAAGTTGAATTAACTAGAAGTCGAAGAATTAAATGTTGTTGCTGTGGAATTAAGGGTGCAGCTCTTGGGTGTTTTGAGAAGAGTTGTCGAAAGAGCTTTCATGTTCCTTGTGCAAAGTTGATCCCTCAATGTCGATGGGATACT GATAACTTTGTTATGTTATGTCCTCTTCACGCATCTTCTAAGTTGCCAAGTGAATATTCTCAATCTCAAGCAATGAAGAAAAAATGCAATGCTAAGAA GCTATCATATGTTCAGCATGATACAGTTTCTATGAAACATGACCTTGGCACCTCAACCAGTTGGAGTCCTTGTCGGTCATCTAAGAAATTGGTTCTCTGTTGTTCAGCTCTCACAGATTTGGAGAGG GAGTCTGTTTCTCgttttgagaaattttctgGAGTTACAGTCCTTAAGAGGTGGGACTCAAGTGTCACGCACGTTATTGCATCAACAGATGAAAATGGAGCATGTAGAAGAACCCTCAAAGTTTTGATGGGTATCTTGGAGGGGAAGTGGATATTGAGTATGAAGT GGATTAAGGCTTGCATGGAAGCCATGCAACCAGTTGATGAAGAAAACTATGAAATTACCACTGATACTCATGGAATCAGGGATGGTCCTCGCCTTGGGAGACTGAGAGTAATGAACAAG CAACCAAAGCTATTTCATGGGTTTAAGTTCTACTTTATGGGAGAGTTTCTATCATCGTACAAGGGGTATCTACAAGACCTTCTAACTGCTGCAGGAGGAATTATTCTGCATAGAAAACCTGTTTCGCTTGACCAGGATGCCTTTTCATCTGTTTTTCCTACTTATCAAACCTTCATAATTTACAGCCTTGAGGAACCTGAAAAATGTGATCCGAGTAAGAAGGATGTGATTTTCAATCGTAGACGGGTTAATGCAGAGGCTCTGGCAAGTTCAACTGGAGCAAAAGCAGCAAGCAATTTATGCATTTTGAACTCCATAGCTGCTTGCAAGTTACCTATTTTCACTGAATAA
- the LOC112491409 gene encoding replication protein A 70 kDa DNA-binding subunit B-like, with the protein MVREVKLIKDIQAQQRGWTVKVVVIEKAMPRVSKSSPNKYQRLILADEEGNKIQATIYGGDIHIFRDTLIIGKNYYISNAWVKEIGAQYQIVQNNLQWTINGRTIVEEVTGDSEIIVPAIYNFVPFSRLHTYIDSLSHVDVIGIAIEIKPKKEIITNDGLEIVQEMTLMNDNMDTVMLTMWNQFVNNECTQILNIMNRKPIIIGCRLKVSSYNGISLSTKSSSSFVIEPEIPQAAALSIWYNANAEKAMDIICGRIGLETKSLSTLPSAEDIITIKMIDNQLNTRRSFWINGHIKVTNLIQPFWYLSCEKCTKATRYEFEQRFNCLYCRHDQVKAMPRCRVIVDLIDESSSLNATLFENQAENFLGCTAYELMNKSDGVI; encoded by the exons ATGGTTAGAGAAGTAAAGCTAATCAAGGATATTCAAGCTCAACAAAGAGGTTGGACAGTAAAAGTGGTGGTTATTGAGAAAGCAATGCCACGAGTTTCTAAATCAAGTCCAAACAAATATCAAAGGTTAATCTTAGCTGATGAAGAA GGTAATAAGATCCAGGCCACAATATATGGTGGAGACATCCACATCTTCCGAGACACACTCataattgggaaaaattattatatttctaatgCTTGGGTTAAAGAAATTGGTGCACAATATCAGATTGTTCAAAATAATTTGCAATGGACTATAAATGGTCGAACCATTGTGGAAGAAGTGACTGGAGATTCAGAGATAATTGTGCCTGCTATTTACAACTTTGTTCCATTCTCACGACTACACACTTATATTGATTCTCTATCCCACGTCG ATGTGATTGGAATAGCGATTGAAATCAAGCCAAAAAAGGAGATAATCACGAATGATGGCTTAGAGATTGTCCAAGAGATGACTTTGATGAATGATAA TATGGATACTGTGATGCTCAccatgtggaaccaatttgtgaACAATGAATGTactcaaattttgaatattatgaatAGAAAACCAATCATAATTGGATGTCGACTTAAAGTTAGCTCATATAATG GTATCTCGCTTTCAACCAAATCCTCCAGTTCATTTGTTATTGAACCGGAGATACCACAAGCAGCTGCTTTATCAATTTG GTATAATGCTAATGCTGAAAAAGCCATGGACATAATATGTGGAAGGATTGGTCTTGAGACAAAGTCACTGTCTACACTTCCTTCTGCTGAGGACATCATTACCATTAAGATGATAGATAATCAACTTAATACG AGGAGAAGCTTTTGGATCAATGGTCACATCAAAGTGACAAATTTGATTCAACCTTTTTGGTACTTAAGCTGTGAAAAATGCACAAAAGCAACTAGATATGAATTTGAACAGAGGTTTAACTGCTTGTATTGCAGACATGATCAAGTTAAAGCTATGCCAAG GTGCCGAGTCATTGTTGATTTGATAGATGAGTCTTCATCATTGAATGCTACATTGTTCGAAAATCAAGCTGAAAATTTTCTTGGTTGCACTGCATATGAGTTGATGAATAAATCTGATGGGGTAATATAA
- the LOC107415054 gene encoding protein kinase PINOID — MLDSDGELNLDTAVASTSSQSSMSSDSCSSFSRLSFDAAPAMIPTSFSTTGTGQEAQDSLSLKPHRSSDLAYSAIRSATLGLKSGLTFRDFSLIRRIGAGDIGTVYLCQLRKSEERDACFYAMKVVDKDALALKNKLHRAEMERKILKMLDHPFLPTLYAQFEASHFSCIVMEFCSGGDLHSLRHKQPLKRFSLSSSRFYAAEVLVALEYLHMLGIIYRDLKPENVLVRADGHIMLSDFDLSLCSDAIPAVESPDSSPPATSSSPATPSDSHTRAHATSPATLTPFSCLPLRFFRSRKVQTLTSNRLFVAEPVAARSNSFVGTHEYVSPEVASGRSHGNAVDWWAFGIFIYEMIYGRTPFAAPSNDATLRNIVKKPLSFPTPTPCSTLENHARDLISRLLSKEPASRLGSKRGAAEVKKHPFFKGLNLALIRSLAPPEVPGLRRQRTSPSEYANIDATRQSTAFDYF, encoded by the exons ATGTTAGATTCCGACGGCGAGCTAAACTTGGACACCGCAGTGGCTTCAACTTCAAGCCAAAGCTCAATGAGCAGCGACAGCTGTAGCAGTTTCAGCCGACTTTCCTTCGACGCTGCGCCTGCGATGATCCCGACCTCTTTCTCGACCACCGGCACGGGCCAAGAGGCACAAGACAGCCTGAGCTTGAAGCCTCACCGGTCGTCGGACTTGGCCTACTCGGCCATCCGGTCCGCCACGTTGGGCCTCAAGTCCGGGCTGACATTCCGGGACTTCAGCCTGATCCGGCGCATCGGAGCGGGAGACATCGGCACGGTGTACCTGTGCCAGCTGAGAAAGTCGGAGGAGCGGGATGCCTGCTTTTATGCGATGAAGGTGGTGGACAAGGACGCTCTGGCTCTCAAAAACAAGCTCCACAGAGCCGAAATGGAGAGGAAGATCCTCAAGATGCTGGACCACCCATTCCTTCCAACTCTGTACGCGCAGTTCGAGGCCTCCCATTTCTCTTGTATAGTCATGGAGTTCTGTTCCGGCGGTGACTTGCATTCTCTCCGCCACAAACAGCCTCTCAAACGCTTCTCTCTATCTTCCTCTAG GTTTTATGCCGCTGAAGTTCTAGTGGCTCTGGAGTACCTCCACATGCTAGGAATCATATACAGAGACCTAAAACCCGAGAACGTACTGGTCAGAGCGGACGGTCACATCATGCTCTCAGACTTTGACCTTTCCCTTTGCTCTGATGCAATCCCAGCCGTTGAATCCCCCGACTCCTCCCCACCAGCTACCTCATCATCTCCAGCTACGCCATCCGATTCTCATACGCGCGCGCACGCAACATCACCAGCCACGCTGACACCCTTCTCTTGCCTCCCTCTCCGCTTCTTCCGCTCTCGCAAGGTCCAAACGCTGACATCCAACCGGCTCTTCGTGGCCGAACCGGTGGCCGCCCGCTCCAACTCCTTCGTCGGCACCCACGAATACGTCTCCCCCGAGGTGGCCTCCGGTAGGTCCCACGGCAACGCCGTCGATTGGTGGGCTTTTGGCATCTTCATCTACGAGATGATCTACGGCCGCACGCCATTCGCCGCCCCATCCAACGACGCCACCCTGCGAAACATTGTGAAAAAGCCCCTCTCCTTTCCAACCCCCACGCCATGCAGCACGCTTGAGAACCACGCGCGCGATCTCATTTCCAGGCTCTTGAGCAAGGAGCCGGCTTCTCGGCTGGGGTCGAAGCGCGGAGCCGCTGAAGTTAAAAAGCATCCATTTTTCAAGGGCCTCAACTTGGCTCTAATACGGTCTCTCGCACCGCCGGAGGTCCCGGGTCTGAGAAGGCAAAGAACGTCGCCGTCGGAATATGCCAACATTGATGCCACTAGACAATCAACGGCGTTCGATTACTTTTGA
- the LOC107405889 gene encoding uncharacterized protein LOC107405889 has product MSRVRALSSPELPSTANSRERPEDHSLEGIATNVKLLLKLIQDQNEACAKDVDERKAQRVAGMMSIIDDVKARIQKFQSVGRRAELRRCNTDLRPHVPKDKKASEPITDEKEKLRRELSASLAARKSLEIMCSSVGKEREIIATELARKVHELNGLEELVNDLRAQNDKLLAKVQACAAEHKEKKSISGEDTQGNAALQERNKALSEQLLKSLDGYRSLKRKLKDSQEENIKSQTTMEEMGMEAQAGLDHVRSLRERFATWNEEDDDIDKEISALENLFESFNMKISKHGKKKSDSPKPNSEITSSDAPKKQAPLV; this is encoded by the exons ATGAGCAGGGTCCGAGCATTATCTTCTCCTGAATTACCTTCTACAGCAAATTCTCGTGAAAGGCCAGAAGATCATAGTCTTGAAG GAATCGCCACCAATGTAAAGTTGCTGCTAAAGCTAATCCAAGATCAGAATGAGGCATGCGCAAAAGATGTTGATGAACGGAAGGCGCAAAGAGTGGCCGGAATGATGAGCATCATTGATGATGTCAAAGCCAGAATTCAGAAATTTCAATCTGTTGGCAGGAGGGCCGAGCTCAGGCGTTGCAATACAGATCTAAGGCCACATGTTCCAAAGGACAAAAAGGCCAGTGAACCAATAACcgatgagaaagaaaaattgagAAGAGAGCTGAGCGCAAGCTTAGCAGCAAGAAAGAGCCTAGAAATAATGTGTTCCAGCGTGGGAAAAGAGAGGGAGATTATAGCAACAGAGCTTGCTAGAAAGGTTCATGAATTGAATGGTTTGGAGGAACTTGTCAATGATCTCAGAGCACAAAATGACAAGTTGTTGGCAAAGGTACAAGCTTGTGCTGCAGAGCACAAAGAGAAGAAGAGTATTAGTGGGGAAGATACTCAGGGGAATGCAGCTCTCCAAGAGAGAAACAAGGCTCTTTCGGAGCAACTCCTCAAGTCCCTCGATGGGTACCGATCCTTGAAGAGAAAGTTAAAAGATTCACAAGAGGAAAACATAAAAAGTCAGACCACAATGGAGGAGATGGGGATGGAAGCTCAAGCTGGTCTTGACCATGTTCGTAGCCTTCGTGAAAGGTTTGCCACTTGGAATGAAGAAGATGACGATATTGATAAGGAGATTTCGGCTCTGGAGAATCTCTTTGAGTCGTTCAATATGAAGATTTCAAAGCATGGGAAGAAGAAAAGTGACTCTCCAAAACCCAACTCTGAGATCACAAGCAGTGACGCTCCCAAGAAACAGGCACCCCTGGTCTGA
- the LOC107405887 gene encoding pentatricopeptide repeat-containing protein At4g21065 — protein sequence MLSKSKQYPFLLNPSLIHRVSSSLAFPENHIIRRCIALVQFCASSKFKLMQIHAFSIRHCVPLTDPDMGKHLILAIVSLSAPMSYAHLVFSQIRSPNIFTWNTMIRGYAESENTSPAIQLHHHMHLASVQPDSHTYPFLLKAIAKLTDVWQGQKIHSIAIRNGFESLVFVQNSLVHMYAACGHAERAHKMFDLMPERDLVAWNCVINGFALNGRPNEALILFRNMSFEDVDPDGFTMVSLLSACAELGALALGRRAHVYMLKVGFISNLHANNALLDLYAKCGSIRDAQQVFNEMEERNVVSWTSLLVGLAVNGFGEEALELFKELERKRLVPSDITFVGVLYACSHCGMVDEGFNYFRRMEEKWGIVPKIEHHGCMIDLLGRAGLVTEAYEYIQSMPLQPNAVIWRTLLGACIIHGHLALGEVARARLEQLGPGHSGDYVLLSNLYASEHRWSDVQKVRKTMLSEGVRKSPGYSLVELGNRVYEFIMGDRSHQESEELYAMLAEITKLLRLEGYVPNTANILADIEEEEKEIALSYHSEKIAIAFMLVNTAPGTPIRILKNLRVCTDCHVAFKLISKVYSREIIVRDRSRFHHFRNGSCSCRDYW from the coding sequence ATGCTCTCCAAGTCAAAGCAATACCCATTCCTCCTCAACCCATCTCTTATTCATCGCGTCTCATCAAGTCTAGCTTTCCCGGAAAACCACATTATCAGAAGATGCATTGCTCTTGTGCAATTCTGCGCCTCCTCCAAGTTCAAACTCATGCAAATTCATGCCTTCTCTATCAGACATTGTGTCCCACTCACCGACCCGGATATGGGCAAACACCTTATCTTGGCCATTGTCTCCCTCTCTGCCCCTATGTCCTATGCACACCTCGTCTTTTCCCAAATAAGAAGCCCCAATATATTCACGTGGAACACAATGATTAGAGGCTATGCTGAGAGCGAGAACACGAGCCCAGCTATTCAACTTCATCACCACATGCATTTGGCTTCCGTTCAACCTGATTCGCACACTTATCCTTTTCTTTTGAAGGCTATAGCTAAGTTGACAGATGTTTGGCAGGGTCAAAAGATTCATTCAATTGCTATAAGAAATGGGTTTGAGTCTCTGGTCTTTGTCCAGAACTCTTTGGTTCATATGTATGCTGCCTGTGGGCATGCTGAGAGGGCGCACAAAATGTTTGATTTAATGCCCGAGAGAGATCTTGTGGCATGGAATTGTGTGATTAATGGATTTGCTCTGAATGGGAGGCCCAATGAGGCTCTGATACTATTTAGGAATATGAGTTTTGAGGATGTAGACCCTGATGGTTTCACAATGGTTAGTTTGTTGTCTGCTTGTGCTGAGCTTGGAGCTTTGGCGTTGGGGAGGAGAGCCCATGTGTATATGTTGAAGGTTGGCTTCATTTCAAACTTACATGCTAATAATGCTCTTCTGGACCTCTATGCCAAGTGTGGGAGCATTAGAGACGCTCAACAAGTGTTTAATGAGATGGAAGAAAGGAATGTGGTTTCTTGGACTTCTTTACTTGTTGGCTTGGCTGTTAATGGGTTTGGTGAAGAAGCACTCGAGCTTTTCAAGGAGTTGGAGAGAAAGAGATTGGTGCCTAGTGATATAACTTTTGTTGGGGTCCTGTATGCCTGCAGCCACTGTGGAATGGTGGATGAAGGGTTCAATTATTTTAGAAGGATGGAAGAGAAGTGGGGTATTGTGCCCAAAATAGAACACCATGGTTGCATGATTGATTTGTTGGGTAGGGCAGGGTTGGTGACAGAAGCATATGAATATATCCAAAGCATGCCATTGCAGCCCAATGCTGTTATTTGGAGGACCTTACTGGGAGCATGTATAATACATGGGCATTTGGCTCTTGGGGAGGTAGCAAGAGCCCGACTCGAACAATTAGGCCCCGGACATAGTGGGGATTACGTGCTTCTCTCCAATCTATATGCTTCAGAGCATCGTTGGTCAGATGTCCAAAAGGTGAGAAAGACGATGCTTAGTGAAGGTGTGAGGAAAAGTCCAGGATATAGTCTTGTAGAGTTGGGCAATCGTGTTTATGAATTTATCATGGGTGACAGATCTCATCAAGAAAGTGAGGAATTATATGCAATGCTAGCAGAAATCACAAAATTGTTGAGATTGGAAGGTTATGTGCCTAACACAGCAAATATCCTAGCAGACATagaggaggaggagaaggagaTTGCTCTGTCCTATCACAGTGAGAAAATTGCTATTGCTTTTATGCTTGTCAATACAGCACCAGGGACCCCGATTAGGATTTTGAAGAACTTGAGAGTCTGCACAGATTGTCATGTTGCATTTAAACTCATATCAAAGGTGTATTCCAGGGAGATTATTGTGAGAGATCGCAGTCGGTTCCACCATTTTAGAAATGGCTCTTGTTCTTGTAGGGATTACTGGTGA
- the LOC107415145 gene encoding F-box protein SKIP19: MESSPSGVQQEEERNWLELPRDVTSTILSRLGAIEILTSAQNVCSSWRNICKDPLMWRTIDMRNPGDTYGMDYDLETMCRHAIDLSCGQLVDINIEFFGTDELLKYLTDRSSMVRRLRLICCYSISDNGLSEAAAKLPLLEDLEISYHSLSNEPLEAIGHCCPLLKSLKLNCRGFRHPHLAIDDEAVAIAKSMPELRHLQLFGNKLTNEGLQAILDGCPHLESLDLRQCFNIALAGNLGKRCAEQIKDLRRPYDSTEGYEFDAGIHNTYDYDDDSYDEDYPSGFSDIDFLTDDGEYYEFSGGSDLTDDYDFYFD, translated from the exons ATGGAATCATCACCGAGTGGAGTGCAGCAGGAGGAAGAGCGCAACTGGTTGGAGCTTCCGAGGGACGTGACGTCGACGATACTGTCTCGGCTGGGCGCGATCGAGATACTGACGAGCGCTCAGAATGTGTGTTCGTCGTGGCGCAACATCTGCAAGGATCCTCTAATGTGGCGCACAATCGACATGCGCAATCCCGGAGATACCTATGGTATGGACTACGACTTGGAGACCATGTGCCGTCACGCCATCGACCTTAGTTGTGGCCAACTGGTCGACATTAACATCGAGTTCTTTGGCACCGATGAACTCCTCAAGTATCTCACTGACAG ATCGAGTATGGTCAGACGCCTCAGACTTATATGTTGCTATAGCATTTCAGACAATGGATTGAGTGAAGCAGCTGCAAAACTTCCATTGTTGGAGGACCTTGAGATCTCATACCACTCTTTGTCAAATGAACCTCTGGAAGCTATTGGGCACTGTTGCCCTCTTTTAAAATCACTGAAATTGAACTGTCGGGGATTCAGACACCCTCATCTAGCGATTGATGATGAAGCAGTTGCCATTGCCAAAAGCATGCCTGAATTACGCCACCTCCAGCTTTTTGGAAATAAGCTGACAAATGAGGGCTTGCAGGCTATTCTTGATGGTTGTCCTCATCTTGAGTCACTTGACCTACGCCAATGCTTCAACATTGCTTTGGCAGGTAATTTGGGGAAAAGGTGTGCTGAGCAGATCAAAGATCTGCGGCGTCCTTATGATTCCACGGAGGGCTATGAATTTGATGCTGGGATTCATAATACTtatgattatgatgatgattcaTATGATGAAGACTATCCGTCTGGGTTTTCTGATATTGATTTTTTGACGGATGATGGTGAGTATTATGAATTCTCGGGTGGAAGTGATCTTACTGATGATTATGACTTTTACTTTGATTAG